Sequence from the Qipengyuania pelagi genome:
CGACAATCGCAACGAGGCTATGCGCTTCACCAAGCTGATCGACGCGCTTTACGAAAACGGGGTCAAGCTCTTCGCGACCGCCGCCGCCGAACCCGAAGACCTCTACGTGGCGGGGGATGGCGCCTTCGAATTCGAACGCACGGTGAGCCGATTAATGGAAATGCAGAGCGCGGACTACATGGCGCGCGGCCATGGCGTAGCCTGAGAGACGCTTGCACAGCGGGCGACGCCACCCCAGCTAGCTTTCATTCCCGGCGGTCAACACCCCCGCCGATGTGGACTGACACCATGATCGATATCCGACCCTTCGACACGCTCGGCCATGCGAACCATGGCTGGCTGGACGCGCGGCACCATTTTTCTTTCGCCAGCTATCACGATCCCGACCGTATGGGTTGGGGCAATATCCGCGTCTGGAACGACGATACGATCGCGGCGCAAAGCGGATTTCCGCCCCACCCGCACAGCGACATGGAGATCGTCACTTTCGTGCGCAGCGGGGCGATCACCCATCAGGATTCGCTCGGCAACAAGGGCCGCACGGCTGCGGGCGACGTTCAGGTGATGAGTGCCGGGACCGGGATCACCCACGCCGAATACAATGTCGAGGACGAGGCGACGACTCTGTTCCAGATCTGGATCCTCCCTGACCAGCGCGGCGAGGCGCCCGGCTGGGGGCAGCGCGAATTTCCGAAAGCCGGGCGCGAAGGCGGCTTCGCCATCCTCGCCAGCGGCACGCCGGAGGAGGACGATGCGCTACCGATCCGCACGGACGCCAAGGTTGTCGCCGCCACGCTCAAGGCGGGGCAGAGCGCGACCTGGACCAGCTACGGATCGCGCCATCAATATCTGGTCGCACCGACCGGCCGCATCCGCGTCAACGGCAAGGAGGCGCAGCCGCGCGATGGCGTCGCGATCACCGGAGAGACCGAGATCGTGGTCGAGGCGCTGGACGATGCGGAAGTGGTGATGGTGGACGCTCGCTAATCGAACGCTCGCCCGGTCGGATCACCCGATCCCGAGCCGGGCGAGCGATTTTTCCAGCATGACCAATTGATAGAGCACGCGGCCATTATCCGCAGCGCCGCTGATGTGCCGCTCCGCGAGACGCGACAGCGCGCCGCGATCGAACCATCCGCTTCCCACCAAAGCCTCGCTCCGCGCCACGCCCCGCGCCATTCCGGCCAGCGGACCGCGAAACCATTCGGCCAGCGGCGTCACGAAGCCCTGTTTCGGGCGATAGAGAATCTCGTCGGGAAGATACCGTTCCATCGCGTGCTTCATCAGCCATTTGCCCTGCCGGCCGCGAATCCGGCGGCTCTCCGGCAGAGTGGCGCAATATTCGATCAGGCGGTGGTCGAGCAGCGGCTCGCGCGCTTCCAGGCCTACCGCCATGCTGGTGCGGTCGACCTTGGTCAGGATGTCGCCCGGCAGCCAGAAGGTGAGGTCGGCATATTGCGCCGCGTCCAGTCCGCTGCGCGCCGGGGCGCAGTCCATGACCTCGATCAGCGCGTCTTCCGCACGATATTCGCCGCGTTCGCGCAGCAGCATCTCGCCATAGAGCCGCCTACGCGCGTCCTGGTCGAGGATCGCCAGCGCCCGCGCATATCCCGCCGCGCCATCTTCGGCGAGCGAGAGGAAGGTCGTCTTCGCGCGCAGGGGACGCGGCGCCCAGTCCGCTTTCGGCCAGACCTTGCCCAGCGCGCCGAAGATCGGCCCGCGCAAGGTCTGCGGCAGCACCGCCCTCGCCTGCTCCTCGCGATGATGGAAAACCTGCCGACGATACCCAGCCAGCGCCTCGTCCGCGCCGTCACCCGACAGCGCGACCGTTACGCTCTCGCGCGCCAGTTCGCAGACCCGCAAAGTCGGCAGAGCGGAAGCATCGGCGAAGGGTTCGTCGAAGATCGCGGCGATCCGGTCGAGATCGGCCACATCGCCGGGCGAAACGATTCGTTCGCGGTGATCGGTCCCGAACCGATGGGCCACCAGCCGCGCGTGGCTGGTCTCGTCCACCTCCGCGACATCGAAGCCGATCGAACAGCTCGTCACCGGTTCGCGGCTTGCTTCCGCCATCAGCGCGACCACGCTGGAACTGTCGACTCCGCCCGACAGAAAGGCGCCGAGCGGGACGTCTGCGACCATGCGGCTCGACACCCCTTCACGGAAATGGTGGAGAAGCTGCGCGGACTGGTCCGCGACCGACCCGCGCGCCCGCTGTTCGAACGAGACGTCCCACCAGCGGCGCGGGGGTGATGGCGGGCGATCATGCTCCAGCAGCCGGAAATGCGCGGCGGGCAGCTTCTCGACGCCCTTCAGGATCGACCGGTGATCGGGAACGTAGCCCCAGGTCATGTAATCTTCGATCGCCAGCGAATCGACCTGCGACCGCATCAAAGGATGCGCCAGCAATCCCTTGAGTTCGGACGCGAAAATCAGGCTGCCATCGCTGAGCGTCGCGGTGAAGAGCGGCTTCACCCCGAGCCGGTCGCGCGCCAGGAAAAGCTGCCGCGTCGAAAGGTCATACAGCGCGAAGGCGAACATGCCTTCGAGGCGGCTCAGGCAGTCGGGGCCCCAGGCTTGCCATGCCGCCAGGATGGTTTCGCTGTCGCCATCGGTACGAAACCGCGCGCCCTTTGCTTCAAGTTCGCGCCGCAAGGCTCTGAAATTGTATATTTCGCCGTTGAAGACCAGCACTGCCCGGCCGTCCACGGAATGCATCGGCTGGGGCGATCCGGCAAGATCGATGATCGAAAGGCGGCGATGGCCGAGACCGACGCCCGGCGCGGTCCACACGCCTGACCCATCCGGGCCGCGATGGGCGATCGCGTCGCACATCCGCTCGACCCGGTGGGGCTCGACCGGCTTGGGCGTGCCGCAATGAAAGATACCGGCGATCCCGCACATGGCGCTCGCTCCTAACCGTATGCGGGGGAAAGGCCAATCGCGAAGGCTCCGGCAATCATGCCCAAACCAATCGCCGCGCCCAGAACGATGGGCAGAGGCGCCGAGAATGCCTCGAGACGGGCGAGCAGCGGACTGCGTTCCAGCTCCGCGAGCGACCATCCCGCCTCGTCCGGCGTTCGTTCGAACCAGCGCCACGCCAGGCCGAGCACGATGGCCACGACCACGGCGAAGAACACCCATCCATAGATGAGGTGATCGACCCCGCCCGCCCGCTCGGCGCCGATGAACTGGGCGATATAGATCGTGCCCCACGCCCGGACCGCATTGGCGAGGATGGGCACGATCACACAGGCAAGCAGGAAGAGGATTCTGCGTTTCCAGCTCGAGAATGCCGTGAAGGCCGCGAGAACGCCGAGCGCGATCATCGCAATCAGGAATTTGACGCCCGAACACGCTTCGGCGACGATGAACAGGCCGAACGGCGTCGTGATATGGATCGCGTCGAGCGCCGCGTCGATCCCGCTAAGATGCGCCAACTGGATCACGAGGCGGGCGGTGAGGATCTGCATCGGCCAGACGATCTCTTCCCCGAAGGGCACGAGAAACACCATGAAGCCGAGCGGGAGCGCCAGCAGCGCCGCCGCGCGCGGGCCCAGCACGACCGGCACGCTCGACGCCAGAGCGGCGACAGCGCCCGCATGGGCGATCAGGTTAATGCCGCTCGCCCGTCCGATCACCCAGAGCGCAAGGGCCAGACCGAACGGCACCAGCCCCGGCCACCAGGAGCGCGGCTCTATCTCGGCCAGCGCGTCCTGCTTTGCCCAGATCAGCCATAGGATGATCGGCGGGATCAGCAGGATGTGCGCATAGCTATCGCTGTTCCACCATTGCCAGGCCATCTCCCCCCATTCGCGCAGCGTCAGGGCCAGCACCGCCCCGCAAAGCAGAGCGAGCCCCGTCAGCGCCTGCTTCCATGACGGCAGGGTCTCACTTCGTGCCGATGAGAGAGGGAGATCACGCTGCATCGTGATGGCGCGCCTCGGCTTGGCCGAGAATATCGGCGAGACCGGCTTCGACGGCTTCCCAGCTCATGTTTTCGACCACGAAGCGCCGCGCTGCCCGCCCCATGTTTTTGGCCTGACCTTCGTCCGCAGCCAGGTCGAGGATTGCGCGCTCGAAAGCCCCGTCATCGCGGCAGATCCGCCACTGCTGGCCATCTGTGGCGTCGATACCAGTCGCCGCTTCTTCGCTCGCAAGCACTGGGCGGGCCATGGCCATCGCCTCCAGCACCTTGTTCTGCACGCCGCGCGCAAGCATCAGCGGTGCCACGACTGCATCCGCACTGCGCAGGAAGGGTCGAACGTCGGGGACCTCGCCCCAGACCTTGACCCCTGCGATGCATGCGAGCTTCGCCACCTCCGGTGTCGGCGCGCGGCCGACGATGTGGAACTGCGCCGCAAGCCGCTCACGAATGGCGGGTAGGATCCGCCGTGCGAACCGTTCGACCGCCGCGATGTTGGGCGGATAATCCATCTGTCCGGTGAAGACGATGTGGTGCCCTTGCCCGGCCAGGGCCGGATGCGGATCGGTGGCGGCGGGATCGAAAAATTCCGTATCGACGCCGTTGCCCAGAGCCCGAATGTCGGCCCGCTCGGCGCCCGGGCGCGCTCGCAGGATGTCTGCCTCTTTCTCGGTGATCAGGAGCGTCGTGTCTGTTGACCGAGCGAGCCGAACCTCTTCGGCTGTCAGCAAAGCCGCCTCCCGCCGGTAAAGGACCGAGCGTGGAAAGCCGCTCTCCTGCGCATAGGTCGCGAATTTCTCGCTATCGACATCGCAGAGATCGACCACCACCTGACCCGCGAAATCGGACGGGATATATTGCCCCATCTGGCCCGAAAACACGAAGATCTTATCTATCGGGTGCCTGGCCAGCGTGTCGCCTACCCACTTCGCAAGCTCCGCGTCGAAAAACGCCGCCTGGCTGACCGCACGGTTCCCGAGCAGCGCCTCCATTCCGGCGCGCGGCAGGGATTTCGACCGTGTCGGCAGGCAATAACTGGCCGCGATGGCGGCGAGGCTTGCCTCTTGCTCGCGATCCTGATCGGTCTCGACGAATGTACCGACATGCACGCGCCCGAGCTTAGCCAACCCCTTGAGCAGGTGATGCGAGCGGATCTTGTCGCCGCGATCGGGCGGAAAGGGCACGCGGTGGGCGAGGAAGAGGATGTCCCCCACGCGTCGCTCAACCGAGTCCGCGCGCGATATGAGGACCGATCGCGTTGGCTAGGGACAGGGGCAGGCGCTTCCACAATTCGATCTTGCGCGCATAGCTCGCATCCGTGGGATCGATATTGCGCGCCGCCACTCCGGGCGCGCTCCAGCTCGAATAGGTGAGAGGTTCCGGTTCGAACCCCCAGTTTTTCTTGAAGTGATACGGGCCGCTTCCGGTCTTGGACCGTCCGAAATCGAAACGCGTGCAGCCGCGTTTGCGAGCGTGCAGCATCAGTTCGTAATACATCCGCTCATTGGCGCGCAGACCGCGTGCCGCAAAGGTGCCTCCACCCCAAAAGGGCATGACGGCAAGCCCCTTTCCATCGTCATGATAGAGCGACAGAACGCTCGCCACCGGCTTTCCCTGATGGCGCACAGTCAGGATGTCGGCATCCGCTGCGAACGAATCCAGCACGGCATCGAACAGGCTGCGCGGAAACACCGGAGTGCCAAGATTGTGGACGCTTTCGGCATAGACGGCGTAATGCGCCGCGCGTTCGTCTTCATCCGCTCCGACAGCGATCGAGAAATCGCCATTCAACCCCTTGCGCACCTCGGCGCGCGCCTTGCGCGGGATGGCGAGCAATTGCGCCTCGTCGCTTGTCGCCAGTTCACCGATGAAATTGCAATGGCTCGTGGACGTTTGTTCCCAATCCTCGGGAGCATCCCCGCCGCGCAGTTCGATCGAGCTGACATTGGTGCGAAGCGCCAGTTCCTCGGCTGCCCGACACAGTGTTTCGCCGTCCTGACGCCGTCCGGCCAGCACCCCGCCGCCCACTCCGAACCCGCTCGACACCAGCGCGCGCCCGAAAAGGGGAGAATGCACCAGCGTCAGCGGCAGCCATGCAGCGAGGCGCCCTGCTCGCTCCAGCGCGAGTCCCGTGGCTTGTTGGCCGGTTCCCCGCTCGATCGCGCGTAGCCACAACGGTCGATGAAACACCGATCCGCCATTCTCGCCAACGAAGCGTTCGATCCGTGCGGCCTCGCCCGGATCGTCCAGTCGAACGAGCGAGATGTTCGGCATGACGAGGCGCGTCGGCGCGTTCACGATCCGAAGGGAACGCAGCGCTGCGCTTCTATCCGAGCGATTTCGTCCATCCGGCCCCAGCTGAAATCGCCAGCGAGTTTCCGGAGCTTGCCCGCCATTTTCGACAGGTTGGTGTAATGGCGCACGCGCGATCGCAGCGGCGCGCCTTCGACCCGTGGTTGTTCGGGATCGATTTCCCAAGGGTGGAAATAGAAGATGGCCGGGCGCTCGTCGCGCTGGTTCACGCGTTGGATCGCCCAGTTCGAGAACGCATAGGGGAGCACGCGGAAGAAGCCGCCTCCGCCCGCCGCCAGACGCCGCTCCCCGATCTGGGCGGTGGTCACCGGAATTTCGACAAGCTCGCTCCCGTCCACCGGGCGGAAGGCAAAGCGCGGCGCCTCGCGCCAGCCGTAATGATCGTGCACGATCGGCGCGACGCTGGAGCTGTAGCGATAGCCCTGCTCAGCCAAAACCTCGTGCGCCCACGGTGTGCGCGCATCGATGGAGAAACTCGGGGCACGATAGCCGCTGATCGGCGCGCCGCCCGCGTCTTCGAGGATGGCACGGGTCTTCGCGAGATCGGCGGCGAATTGCTCGCGTGTCATGGTGAAGACCCGCGCGTGATCGTAGCCGTGGCTGGCCAGTTCGTGCCCACGCTCGACGATAGCCCGGATAGCGCCCGGTTCGCGCTCCGCCACCCAGCCCAAAGTGAAGAAGGTCGCCTTGACCTCGCAGGCATCGAACAGGTCGAGCACGAAGCCGACATTGTCCGCAACGCGCAGCGCCATACCATCCCAATCCGCGCGATCGATCGTGTTCTCGAACGCGCCGACCTGAAACCAGTCCTCAACATCGACCGACAGGCCGTTGAGGATCCGGGAGGATGATATCGTGCGCTGTTCCACGCCTAACGTCCTCGCCTCAGGCGGCAGCGCGACGGCCGTCGGCCTCGAAATGCTCGATCAGCAGCGAAAGAACATGGCGGATCGACGCTTCCTGTTCGGACAGGCGCGCTTCCATTTCCGCCAGACGGTTCTCGATCGCATCCGAAACAGTCTCGCTCGACGATGCGCCCGCCTGCTGCAATTCCGAAACCTCGCGGCGCAATTTCGCGATCTGGTTCTCGTGGCCGCCGAAAGCCGCCTCGATCGCGGCGATCTGCGCTTCGGCGAGGCCTTGCCCGCCACCGCTTTCTGGCTGCGAAGCGCGGGCGCGGTCCTGCTCCTCGCGCTTCGCATCGGCGACGGCCTGCGCTGCCTTCTTGTTCGGATCGGGCCGCACGCGATCGTCCACGACCGCCTCGTCGGCCGAAGAATCGCCGGTCATCTCCTCGATCACGGCGTCCAGCATGGCGAGGTCGATGGTCGACTGCTCCTCGACCGCGCCGAGCAGCAGCAGCCGGGTCATGACCTGGTTGATCTTGCGCGGAATACCGCCCGTCGCCTTGTGTATCCGCGTGAACAGGCCACGCTCGAAATCCGGCTCCCCATCCCAGCCGACATGCTTCAGGCGATGATGGACATAGGGCTCGATCTCGCCCGGTTGCATCGCTTCGAGGTGATGCGCCGCGATCACGCGCTGGCGCAATTGTTCGAGCTCGTCGGAGCTGGCCAGCAACCGCTTGAATTCAGGCTGGCCGAGCAGAAGCGTCTGCAAGAGCGGATGCGCGCCGAGCTGGAAGTTCGACAGCATCCGCAATTCCTCGAGCGCGCCGATCGAGAGGTTCTGCGATTCGTCGACGATCAGCAGGCAGCGTTTGCCGTTGCGCGCTTCCTCGTGGAGGAAATGCTCGATCGCGGCGAGTGCTGCCGCCTTGTCACGCCCTTCGACATCGAGGCCGAAACTGCGCGCGGCGACATGGATCATCTCCTCGCCATCAAGCGCGCTGGTGACGACCTCGCCCACGCTCATCCGGTCGTCGAGCTTCTCCTTGAGATGCGCGACCAGCGTCGATTTGCCCGAGCCGACCTCGCCGGTGATGACCACGAAGCCTTCGCCCTGGTTCAGGCCGTAACCCAGATAGGACAGCGCCTTCTTGTGCGTGACGCTCTCGAAGAAATAGGCCGGGTCGGGCGTGAGCTGGAAGGGCCGCTCTGAAAAGCCGTAGAACTGTTCGTACATAAGAGAGGTCCTATCAGAAACCGTAGCGCAAGCCGACCAGGGCGGACGCGGTTTTGAGATCTTCGGTCGTGAAGTCGCTGTCGAGATAATTGACGGCCACCGCCGCCCGGCCCGACAGGCTCTGGGTGAAGGCGTGCGAATAGGACGCCGACGAGCCGAGGCCGAACAGATCGTTCGCGCCGAAGCCGCCTTCGAACCAGTTGGCGTAGGTCGCGACGGTGAAGGTGCCGCGGCGTCCGATCTCGCCACCGACCGTGCCGGCGACATAATAGTTCTCGTCCGTCACGCCATTGGCGGCGGCGAGCACGGTTCCCGGTGCACCGATGAATTCGCGCTGTTCATAGCCTGCGCTGATCGCCGCCGTATAGCGGCCGACGCGGCGGGAGAAATTGCCCGCAACGCCGCGCGAACGGAACACGGAAGAGCGGATCGAGCCGAGCAGCCCGTCGAGGCAGCTGCCTCCCGTAACCGCGTTGACGCAGCCGACGACCGCGCCGGTGATCGGATCGCGCACCACGTCGAAATCGGTGGGGAGCGAGGCCAGCGAATTGGTCAGGCGTCCGCCGAATCCGCGAATGCCGTCGAACGCGCCGATCGAAAGATTGGTGTTGGGATTGGGGGCGAAGCTGAAGCTGCCATAGAACGTATCGCTGTCGTAACGACGCCCGTATCCGGCCTGGAGCGAGGTCCGGCGGCTCGGTCGCCACATCACGCCGACGTCCCAGATCAGGCCGGTCGATTCGAAGGCGATGACGCGCGGGCTGGCTTCGTCGGTGACGACCCGCCCGCCCGGACCCAGGATCGGAACCCCGTTCGCATCGCGCACGGCATCGCGGCTGGAGACCTCGACATCCTCGTATCCGACCCCACCCACGACTGCGAAGGTCGGCGTGATCGGCACGGTCACATCGGCCCGCACATTGGCGTCGATCACCCGCTGGTCGAGCGTATCGATATCCTCGCGGAAATAGCCCGCGCCGACGCCAACGCCGATTGGCAGATAGGTGCCGGGCGCGAAGCCCGCGCGGGCCTGTGCCTGTTGCGATACGCTTTCGTCGAAAACATCCACCGCATTGCCGTTCGCGGTGACGACATCGGGCGATTCCACCCACGTATATCCGATCAGATACTGGCCGGTGACCTCGACATCGTCGACGCGGGTCTGCACGCGCGGTCCGGCATAGGCCGAATAGGTCTGGGTGGTGAAATCAGCGTTGTTCTGGCCGGTAAAGACATTGGCGCCGCTACCATCGACCGAAGTCCGCGCGGCAAGCGCGCCTGCCTCCAATGTCACCGTGCGCGGGACGACTTCGAACGAGCTGCGTGCGATGCCGGTTATGGTATCGCTGTCCGACGCATTGCCCCAGCCGAAATTGCGCTCGTAGCGCAGGGACACCGTGCCCGCGCTGCGACGACCATTGATCGAGGCATCGACCCCTGCGGCGAGCTGCGTATAAGTGACGACATCGTCACCGGGCGAAAGCTGGGCGGTCAGAATCTGCGAGGCTTCGATATAGGGCTGGACCGCCAGGCGGCGCCCGCCGCTGCGCGTTCCAGCTTCCCCGCCCTCTTCCTGCGCGCCGCTTGAGGCCGAATCACCGCTGTCCCGCCCCTGATAGGATTGGGCGAAAGCGGGCAGTCCGCTCATCAGAGCCGCACCGGCAAGCAGCGCCGATATCGTGCGTAAAGTCATGGGTTTACTCCCCATACCCGTAATAGGAGCCGAACTTGCGTCCGCTCGGGCTGAATGTCGCATCGTTCAGGATCAGGCGAATGTCGGGACAGGCGGAAAGCAGATCGACGGCGTCTTCCAGCGCGGCACGGGCAGTCGTATCGGCGCGCGCGACCAATAAGGCCTGGCCGACATGCTTTGCCAATTCCGCGGCTGGCGATGCGGCCAAGGCCGGCGGGCTGTCGAAGATCAGTATCCGGTTCTTCGCGCCGCGCGTCAGCCGGTCGAGCACCTTGGCCGTTCGGTCGCTGGCGAGATATTCCGCATCCGATCCGGTCCGCTCGCCCGCAGGCATCAGGAACAGGCCCGCGACATCCGTCGCCACGACAAGCTCCTCGGGACGGATCGTCTCGTCCTTCAGGGCGTTCATGAACCCCTGACCGGTTTCGATACCGAAGGTCGATGCGATCGAGGGCTTGGCGAAATCGGCATCGATCAGCACGACCTCGATATCGCGCTCGCTCGCCATCGAAAGGGCGAGATTGACGGCGCAGAAGGTCTTGCCCTCACCCGTATGAGGCGAACAGATCAGGACCCGGCGCGACAGGGGGGAGCCATCGGCATGGGCGGTGGCGAGAACCTGCCGCTTCACGATGCGGAATTCCTCGCGCAGGGCGCTGGCGCCGGCGTCGGGATTGACGAAGCCCTGCTTGCGCAGGTTTTCGCGGTCGATCGTCTTGGCATCGCGCGGCAGGCGAGCGGCGGGGACGTCATCGTCGATCGGCTTGGCCGGAACGATTACCGGCGCCGCCTGAACGGCCGGATTGGCAGGAGCTGGCGCCGCCACCTCGGCAGCAGGCGCCGAAGGGGTCACGCTCCGTGGGGGCTTCGGCATCCTGACCGATTTCCCCTCGGGCAGCTTGGCGGGCACGCGGGCCGGCATCAGCCGGTCGAACCCGAAGGCCCCGCCCGCCCTTTCCAGCAGCGAGGCACGCTCGCCCTTTGCGGGCTTGCGATCCTGCTGGTCCTCGTGCCCGTCCGGCGGCGTAATCTTGGTAGGCTTGTTCACCACGCGCTCCTCACGCCACCGATCCGACCTGGATGAATTCGACGGCCAGCAGGATCACGCAGACCCCGAACAGACCGGCGAGACCACCAGCGAATTGCTTGAACTGCTTGCGCTCCTGCGCGCGGCGGATATCGGTCATCGAGCGTGAAATGGTGCCGACGACAGGGAGATCGAGAACACGCTCGAGCTTGTCCGCCGTGGTGAAGCTCGCCTGCAATTGCCCGATCACGAAGGCGGTTCCGGCCCCTGCGGCAAGACCTGCGAAAAGGACACCCAGCAGCAGGATCGGCCGATTGGGCGCCGCGGGATTGCGCGGAACGGCAG
This genomic interval carries:
- a CDS encoding pirin family protein, encoding MIDIRPFDTLGHANHGWLDARHHFSFASYHDPDRMGWGNIRVWNDDTIAAQSGFPPHPHSDMEIVTFVRSGAITHQDSLGNKGRTAAGDVQVMSAGTGITHAEYNVEDEATTLFQIWILPDQRGEAPGWGQREFPKAGREGGFAILASGTPEEDDALPIRTDAKVVAATLKAGQSATWTSYGSRHQYLVAPTGRIRVNGKEAQPRDGVAITGETEIVVEALDDAEVVMVDAR
- a CDS encoding XrtA/PEP-CTERM system amidotransferase, which produces MCGIAGIFHCGTPKPVEPHRVERMCDAIAHRGPDGSGVWTAPGVGLGHRRLSIIDLAGSPQPMHSVDGRAVLVFNGEIYNFRALRRELEAKGARFRTDGDSETILAAWQAWGPDCLSRLEGMFAFALYDLSTRQLFLARDRLGVKPLFTATLSDGSLIFASELKGLLAHPLMRSQVDSLAIEDYMTWGYVPDHRSILKGVEKLPAAHFRLLEHDRPPSPPRRWWDVSFEQRARGSVADQSAQLLHHFREGVSSRMVADVPLGAFLSGGVDSSSVVALMAEASREPVTSCSIGFDVAEVDETSHARLVAHRFGTDHRERIVSPGDVADLDRIAAIFDEPFADASALPTLRVCELARESVTVALSGDGADEALAGYRRQVFHHREEQARAVLPQTLRGPIFGALGKVWPKADWAPRPLRAKTTFLSLAEDGAAGYARALAILDQDARRRLYGEMLLRERGEYRAEDALIEVMDCAPARSGLDAAQYADLTFWLPGDILTKVDRTSMAVGLEAREPLLDHRLIEYCATLPESRRIRGRQGKWLMKHAMERYLPDEILYRPKQGFVTPLAEWFRGPLAGMARGVARSEALVGSGWFDRGALSRLAERHISGAADNGRVLYQLVMLEKSLARLGIG
- the xrtA gene encoding exosortase A, which gives rise to MQRDLPLSSARSETLPSWKQALTGLALLCGAVLALTLREWGEMAWQWWNSDSYAHILLIPPIILWLIWAKQDALAEIEPRSWWPGLVPFGLALALWVIGRASGINLIAHAGAVAALASSVPVVLGPRAAALLALPLGFMVFLVPFGEEIVWPMQILTARLVIQLAHLSGIDAALDAIHITTPFGLFIVAEACSGVKFLIAMIALGVLAAFTAFSSWKRRILFLLACVIVPILANAVRAWGTIYIAQFIGAERAGGVDHLIYGWVFFAVVVAIVLGLAWRWFERTPDEAGWSLAELERSPLLARLEAFSAPLPIVLGAAIGLGMIAGAFAIGLSPAYG
- a CDS encoding TIGR03087 family PEP-CTERM/XrtA system glycosyltransferase; translated protein: MGDILFLAHRVPFPPDRGDKIRSHHLLKGLAKLGRVHVGTFVETDQDREQEASLAAIAASYCLPTRSKSLPRAGMEALLGNRAVSQAAFFDAELAKWVGDTLARHPIDKIFVFSGQMGQYIPSDFAGQVVVDLCDVDSEKFATYAQESGFPRSVLYRREAALLTAEEVRLARSTDTTLLITEKEADILRARPGAERADIRALGNGVDTEFFDPAATDPHPALAGQGHHIVFTGQMDYPPNIAAVERFARRILPAIRERLAAQFHIVGRAPTPEVAKLACIAGVKVWGEVPDVRPFLRSADAVVAPLMLARGVQNKVLEAMAMARPVLASEEAATGIDATDGQQWRICRDDGAFERAILDLAADEGQAKNMGRAARRFVVENMSWEAVEAGLADILGQAEARHHDAA
- a CDS encoding FemAB family XrtA/PEP-CTERM system-associated protein — translated: MNAPTRLVMPNISLVRLDDPGEAARIERFVGENGGSVFHRPLWLRAIERGTGQQATGLALERAGRLAAWLPLTLVHSPLFGRALVSSGFGVGGGVLAGRRQDGETLCRAAEELALRTNVSSIELRGGDAPEDWEQTSTSHCNFIGELATSDEAQLLAIPRKARAEVRKGLNGDFSIAVGADEDERAAHYAVYAESVHNLGTPVFPRSLFDAVLDSFAADADILTVRHQGKPVASVLSLYHDDGKGLAVMPFWGGGTFAARGLRANERMYYELMLHARKRGCTRFDFGRSKTGSGPYHFKKNWGFEPEPLTYSSWSAPGVAARNIDPTDASYARKIELWKRLPLSLANAIGPHIARGLG
- a CDS encoding XrtA system polysaccharide deacetylase; this encodes MEQRTISSSRILNGLSVDVEDWFQVGAFENTIDRADWDGMALRVADNVGFVLDLFDACEVKATFFTLGWVAEREPGAIRAIVERGHELASHGYDHARVFTMTREQFAADLAKTRAILEDAGGAPISGYRAPSFSIDARTPWAHEVLAEQGYRYSSSVAPIVHDHYGWREAPRFAFRPVDGSELVEIPVTTAQIGERRLAAGGGGFFRVLPYAFSNWAIQRVNQRDERPAIFYFHPWEIDPEQPRVEGAPLRSRVRHYTNLSKMAGKLRKLAGDFSWGRMDEIARIEAQRCVPFGS
- a CDS encoding XrtA/PEP-CTERM system-associated ATPase, giving the protein MYEQFYGFSERPFQLTPDPAYFFESVTHKKALSYLGYGLNQGEGFVVITGEVGSGKSTLVAHLKEKLDDRMSVGEVVTSALDGEEMIHVAARSFGLDVEGRDKAAALAAIEHFLHEEARNGKRCLLIVDESQNLSIGALEELRMLSNFQLGAHPLLQTLLLGQPEFKRLLASSDELEQLRQRVIAAHHLEAMQPGEIEPYVHHRLKHVGWDGEPDFERGLFTRIHKATGGIPRKINQVMTRLLLLGAVEEQSTIDLAMLDAVIEEMTGDSSADEAVVDDRVRPDPNKKAAQAVADAKREEQDRARASQPESGGGQGLAEAQIAAIEAAFGGHENQIAKLRREVSELQQAGASSSETVSDAIENRLAEMEARLSEQEASIRHVLSLLIEHFEADGRRAAA
- a CDS encoding preprotein translocase subunit YajC: MTLRTISALLAGAALMSGLPAFAQSYQGRDSGDSASSGAQEEGGEAGTRSGGRRLAVQPYIEASQILTAQLSPGDDVVTYTQLAAGVDASINGRRSAGTVSLRYERNFGWGNASDSDTITGIARSSFEVVPRTVTLEAGALAARTSVDGSGANVFTGQNNADFTTQTYSAYAGPRVQTRVDDVEVTGQYLIGYTWVESPDVVTANGNAVDVFDESVSQQAQARAGFAPGTYLPIGVGVGAGYFREDIDTLDQRVIDANVRADVTVPITPTFAVVGGVGYEDVEVSSRDAVRDANGVPILGPGGRVVTDEASPRVIAFESTGLIWDVGVMWRPSRRTSLQAGYGRRYDSDTFYGSFSFAPNPNTNLSIGAFDGIRGFGGRLTNSLASLPTDFDVVRDPITGAVVGCVNAVTGGSCLDGLLGSIRSSVFRSRGVAGNFSRRVGRYTAAISAGYEQREFIGAPGTVLAAANGVTDENYYVAGTVGGEIGRRGTFTVATYANWFEGGFGANDLFGLGSSASYSHAFTQSLSGRAAVAVNYLDSDFTTEDLKTASALVGLRYGF
- a CDS encoding P-loop NTPase — its product is MNKPTKITPPDGHEDQQDRKPAKGERASLLERAGGAFGFDRLMPARVPAKLPEGKSVRMPKPPRSVTPSAPAAEVAAPAPANPAVQAAPVIVPAKPIDDDVPAARLPRDAKTIDRENLRKQGFVNPDAGASALREEFRIVKRQVLATAHADGSPLSRRVLICSPHTGEGKTFCAVNLALSMASERDIEVVLIDADFAKPSIASTFGIETGQGFMNALKDETIRPEELVVATDVAGLFLMPAGERTGSDAEYLASDRTAKVLDRLTRGAKNRILIFDSPPALAASPAAELAKHVGQALLVARADTTARAALEDAVDLLSACPDIRLILNDATFSPSGRKFGSYYGYGE